In a single window of the Gammaproteobacteria bacterium CG11_big_fil_rev_8_21_14_0_20_46_22 genome:
- a CDS encoding arginine--tRNA ligase, producing MKQTLEQLIQKSLDALSLSNTRSERRLDIVLEHCKNKAHGDLACNIALMLAKHADQKPRELAEAIIRHLPAHDMVEKVEIAGPGFINFFIKTSAQFAIVDTVLYQGDKFGRSTLGENEKVHIEFVSANPTGPLHVGHGRGAAYGSALASILSNAGYDVYREYYVNDAGRQMHILATSVWLRYLSLEGQRFDFPSNGYKGDYIIDIAKNVQQAFGDSLVHTADAVFSDVPLDEGQENGDKEEHIDALINHAQGLLGEHYERVFNIALDAILDDIREDLAEFNVHYEDWFSEKSLMDNGAVSHGIEKLQSLGYCYEQDGAIWFKSTEFGDEKDRVLQRDDGRTTYFASDVAYHLNKVERGFTHVIDVLGADHHGYVPRVRASMKALGVDDQHFRVPLVQFAVLYRGSERVQMSTRSGSFVTLRELREEVGNDAARFFYVMRKAEQHMDFDLELAKSKTNENPVYYVQYAHARICSVHEKLKAAGRQFDQTLGLANLDKLSSEYEEALAKALSRYPEVCENAAKHLEPHLVANYLRELAQALHTYYNAEQFIVDDDTLCQARFALITATGQTLKNGLSLLGISAPRSM from the coding sequence ATGAAGCAGACACTAGAACAACTCATCCAAAAAAGTCTTGACGCCCTTTCCTTGTCCAACACACGGAGCGAGCGCCGCCTTGACATTGTCCTAGAGCACTGCAAAAACAAAGCCCACGGCGATTTGGCGTGTAACATCGCCCTGATGCTCGCCAAACACGCGGACCAAAAGCCCAGGGAACTTGCCGAAGCCATCATCCGACACCTGCCAGCGCATGACATGGTCGAAAAAGTTGAGATTGCAGGTCCGGGCTTCATCAATTTCTTCATCAAAACCAGCGCACAGTTTGCCATTGTCGACACCGTGCTTTACCAAGGCGATAAATTTGGTCGCTCAACCCTGGGTGAAAATGAGAAGGTGCACATTGAATTCGTATCAGCCAACCCCACCGGACCTTTGCACGTAGGGCATGGTCGCGGCGCGGCCTACGGCTCAGCCTTGGCCAGCATCTTGAGCAACGCGGGGTATGACGTTTACCGCGAATATTACGTCAACGACGCGGGTCGACAAATGCACATTTTGGCCACCAGTGTTTGGTTGCGCTATTTATCGCTGGAGGGGCAACGCTTTGACTTTCCCTCTAACGGCTACAAAGGCGATTACATCATCGATATCGCCAAAAATGTGCAACAGGCTTTTGGTGATAGCCTAGTCCACACAGCCGATGCCGTATTTTCAGACGTACCGCTCGACGAAGGCCAGGAAAATGGCGACAAAGAAGAACACATTGACGCCTTGATTAACCATGCTCAAGGTCTTTTAGGCGAACATTATGAACGCGTTTTCAACATCGCGCTCGACGCCATTTTGGACGACATTCGTGAAGACCTGGCCGAGTTCAATGTCCATTACGAAGATTGGTTTTCAGAAAAAAGCCTGATGGACAACGGCGCGGTGAGCCATGGCATCGAAAAGCTTCAAAGCCTCGGCTACTGCTACGAACAAGATGGCGCGATTTGGTTTAAATCCACGGAGTTTGGCGATGAAAAAGACCGCGTCTTGCAGCGTGACGACGGCCGAACCACCTACTTTGCTTCGGACGTGGCTTACCACCTCAACAAAGTGGAACGCGGATTTACTCATGTCATCGACGTTTTAGGCGCCGATCATCATGGTTATGTGCCACGCGTACGCGCTTCGATGAAAGCGCTCGGCGTAGACGATCAACATTTTCGCGTGCCCTTGGTCCAGTTTGCGGTGCTTTACCGCGGCAGCGAGCGGGTACAAATGTCGACCCGATCAGGCTCGTTTGTCACCCTGCGCGAACTACGCGAAGAAGTGGGTAATGACGCGGCGCGCTTTTTCTACGTGATGCGAAAAGCCGAACAGCACATGGACTTCGACTTAGAGCTCGCAAAATCAAAAACCAACGAAAACCCCGTGTATTATGTGCAATATGCCCATGCCCGCATTTGCAGCGTTCATGAAAAACTCAAAGCCGCCGGCCGACAGTTTGATCAAACACTGGGGCTTGCCAACCTTGACAAGCTCAGCAGCGAATACGAAGAGGCCTTGGCCAAAGCCCTATCGCGCTACCCCGAGGTCTGTGAGAACGCAGCCAAACACCTAGAACCTCACTTGGTCGCAAATTATTTGCGCGAATTGGCCCAAGCTTTACATACTTATTATAATGCTGAACAATTCATCGTTGATGATGACACTTTGTGCCAAGCGCGCTTTGCTCTGATCACCGCCACAGGCCAAACCTTGAAAAATGGCCTAAGCTTGCTCGGCATTAGCGCACCGCGCAGCATGTAG
- a CDS encoding RNA pyrophosphohydrolase produces the protein MIDEKGFRHGVAIVIIDESNRVFWARRYRRRGWQFPQGGIEDGESPIDAMFRELYEEVGLKATDVEILAESKTWLHYYLPKRLVRYDDEPVCIGQKQKWYLLRVNSRNIRFQFDKTEHQEFQGFRWVSYWYPLKQVIFFKKRAYRRAMKEFEAFISDKKSQELSDNDA, from the coding sequence GTGATTGATGAAAAAGGCTTTCGTCATGGCGTCGCGATCGTCATTATTGACGAGAGCAACCGTGTTTTTTGGGCTAGACGCTATCGTCGGCGAGGTTGGCAGTTTCCCCAGGGGGGTATAGAAGATGGCGAGTCGCCAATCGATGCCATGTTTCGTGAGCTCTACGAAGAAGTGGGCCTTAAAGCCACAGACGTGGAGATTCTTGCCGAAAGTAAAACTTGGTTGCATTATTACTTGCCTAAGCGTCTGGTTCGTTATGATGATGAGCCGGTCTGTATTGGTCAGAAGCAAAAATGGTACCTGTTGCGCGTCAATAGCCGCAATATTCGTTTTCAGTTTGATAAAACCGAGCATCAAGAATTTCAGGGGTTTCGTTGGGTGAGTTACTGGTACCCGTTAAAACAAGTGATTTTTTTCAAAAAGCGCGCTTACCGTCGTGCGATGAAAGAATTCGAGGCCTTTATTTCCGATAAAAAATCGCAGGAGTTAAGCGACAATGATGCTTAA
- a CDS encoding phosphoenolpyruvate--protein phosphotransferase, with protein MLKLLQHIIQEVNEANSIYAALDVVVEHVVTALDTQACSILLFNEKKEEFVLFATRGLKQDAVGKLHVPMGQGLVSVVAERGEPVKVLDTTNDPQNYAVYGAGEHSYTVFLGVPIQYRRRTLGVLVVEDEAGRDYEESEEAFLLTLATQLAVVVAEAESRGDLSFTVKSARALPPSLRGVPSAWGVALGEALVVYPKANLSAVPRQQADDTQEELQLFETALEKTRNEVRVLGKRLAKELSEDEHALFEAYIKMLDGDTIVTAVRDAIRKQGLTAQSAIADVFQEHIRLFRTMDNDYLKERAQDIDDLGRRLLGNLQEDEEELSIEYPDQVVLVGDNMTATQLAEIPQEKIVAVVSGTGSANSHIAILARAMGVPSVMGVSELPLFKLDGVRMIVDGYLGQVYLDPDDSVLKEFKALAAEEEALEQELETFRDLPTETEDGHRVSLYVNAGLVADISRSITVGAEGVGLYRTEVPFMTRDRFPSSEEQRVIYRQLLNVFAPKPVIIRCLDIGGDKSLPYFPIEEENPFLGWRGIRVLLEQPEIFLSQLRAMLRASEGFENMRIMLPMISDVTEVEEAMALIKKTYQELKHEEGLDIVMPKVGVMVEVPSAIYEAKNIAKLVDFLSVGSNDLTQYILAVDRNNPRVANLYDALHPSVLKALKQLVESVHEEGKLVSICGEMAADPMATLVLLGMGFDMLSVNAPMYTRIKWVIRKFTLTRARKVLSEVLAMRTAAEVRRHLEFTLEEHGLGGLIRAGRH; from the coding sequence ATGCTTAAACTGCTGCAGCACATCATCCAAGAGGTGAATGAGGCGAATTCGATCTATGCGGCGCTGGACGTTGTGGTCGAGCACGTGGTCACGGCCTTGGATACACAAGCCTGTTCGATACTGCTATTCAATGAAAAGAAAGAAGAATTCGTGCTGTTTGCTACGCGCGGTTTAAAGCAAGATGCAGTCGGTAAATTACACGTACCGATGGGGCAGGGTTTGGTCAGTGTGGTGGCCGAACGCGGTGAGCCAGTGAAAGTACTTGATACCACAAACGATCCTCAAAACTATGCCGTTTATGGTGCCGGCGAGCACAGCTACACCGTATTTTTGGGTGTGCCTATTCAATACCGTAGGCGCACGCTGGGTGTGTTGGTTGTAGAAGACGAAGCCGGTCGCGATTACGAAGAATCTGAAGAAGCCTTTTTATTAACCTTGGCCACGCAGCTTGCGGTGGTGGTTGCCGAAGCTGAGTCGCGCGGTGACTTATCGTTCACGGTGAAATCTGCGCGCGCATTACCGCCAAGTTTGCGTGGTGTCCCGAGTGCCTGGGGTGTGGCTTTGGGTGAGGCTTTGGTGGTTTATCCTAAAGCAAATTTAAGTGCCGTGCCACGCCAACAAGCTGATGATACACAAGAAGAGTTACAGCTATTTGAAACGGCGCTTGAGAAAACCCGCAACGAAGTTCGCGTGTTGGGTAAGCGTCTGGCTAAAGAGCTTTCGGAAGATGAGCATGCTCTATTTGAAGCCTATATCAAAATGCTCGATGGTGACACGATTGTCACAGCTGTACGTGATGCGATTCGGAAGCAAGGGTTGACTGCGCAAAGCGCGATTGCCGATGTGTTTCAAGAACATATTCGCTTATTTCGCACGATGGACAATGATTACTTGAAAGAACGTGCGCAAGACATCGATGATTTAGGTCGCCGCTTATTGGGTAATTTGCAAGAAGATGAAGAAGAGCTGAGCATCGAGTACCCAGATCAGGTTGTGTTGGTCGGCGATAATATGACAGCCACGCAGCTCGCGGAAATTCCACAAGAAAAAATTGTCGCTGTGGTATCAGGCACTGGCTCGGCAAACTCGCACATCGCCATCTTGGCGCGTGCTATGGGTGTGCCGTCTGTGATGGGTGTGAGCGAGTTGCCATTGTTTAAGCTTGATGGCGTTCGCATGATCGTCGACGGTTATTTGGGTCAAGTCTACCTCGACCCTGATGACTCGGTGTTAAAAGAATTTAAAGCCTTGGCTGCCGAAGAAGAGGCTCTTGAACAAGAGCTGGAAACCTTTCGTGATTTGCCGACAGAGACAGAAGACGGCCATCGTGTGAGTTTGTATGTCAATGCAGGGCTGGTCGCAGACATCAGTCGCTCGATCACGGTGGGCGCAGAGGGTGTGGGTTTATACCGCACGGAAGTGCCTTTTATGACGCGCGATCGTTTTCCTTCGAGCGAAGAGCAGCGCGTGATTTATCGACAGTTGTTAAATGTATTTGCGCCCAAGCCTGTGATTATTCGATGTCTGGATATTGGTGGTGATAAATCATTACCCTACTTCCCCATCGAAGAAGAAAATCCCTTCTTGGGCTGGCGCGGTATTCGCGTCTTGCTCGAGCAGCCTGAAATTTTTCTTTCTCAATTGCGCGCGATGCTGCGTGCCAGTGAAGGCTTTGAAAATATGCGCATCATGCTGCCCATGATTTCGGATGTCACGGAAGTTGAAGAAGCCATGGCGTTGATTAAAAAAACGTATCAGGAATTAAAGCACGAAGAGGGCTTAGATATTGTTATGCCAAAAGTGGGCGTCATGGTTGAAGTGCCGTCTGCCATTTACGAAGCCAAAAACATTGCCAAGCTTGTGGATTTTCTGTCGGTGGGCAGTAACGATTTAACGCAGTATATTCTAGCGGTCGATCGGAATAACCCGCGTGTGGCGAACTTGTACGATGCCTTGCACCCCTCTGTGTTAAAAGCTTTAAAACAGCTGGTAGAAAGCGTGCACGAAGAAGGCAAATTGGTGAGCATTTGCGGTGAAATGGCGGCAGACCCGATGGCAACTTTGGTGTTGCTCGGCATGGGGTTTGATATGTTAAGTGTGAATGCGCCAATGTATACACGTATTAAGTGGGTGATTCGCAAGTTTACACTCACCCGTGCGCGCAAAGTCTTGTCCGAAGTGTTGGCTATGCGCACAGCGGCCGAAGTGCGTCGCCATCTTGAGTTTACGCTCGAAGAGCATGGTTTGGGTGGTTTGATTCGAGCGGGGCGTCACTGA
- a CDS encoding prolipoprotein diacylglyceryl transferase, whose protein sequence is MFVYPHLDPVAFKIGFFKVHWYGLMYLASFIIGWFLLKYRVKKFKLDWSSDKLADLVFYGALGVILGGRIGYILFYNLSLYLAHPLQMLEVWDGGMSFHGGMLGVLIAIAYWCHKYQEAFFSVTDFVAPVIPVGLAAGRLGNFINGELWGRVTDVPWAMIYPQAGPLPRHPSEIYEFLLEGVLLFLILWFYSSKRPPRMAVSGAFLLGYGCFRFFCECFRQPDPQLGFVAFGWMTRGQELCIPMIILGVFFLVLAYVRKPPVASEVL, encoded by the coding sequence GTGTTTGTCTACCCGCACTTAGACCCGGTTGCGTTTAAAATTGGTTTTTTTAAAGTGCACTGGTACGGTTTGATGTATCTGGCGAGCTTTATTATTGGTTGGTTTTTATTAAAGTACCGGGTGAAAAAATTTAAGCTCGATTGGTCGTCTGATAAGTTAGCTGACTTGGTGTTTTACGGTGCCTTGGGTGTCATTTTGGGTGGCCGCATTGGCTACATTCTTTTTTATAACTTATCGTTGTATTTGGCGCATCCCTTGCAAATGCTTGAAGTGTGGGACGGCGGCATGTCGTTTCATGGTGGCATGCTGGGTGTATTGATTGCGATTGCTTACTGGTGTCATAAGTACCAAGAAGCTTTTTTTAGCGTGACGGATTTTGTTGCCCCCGTGATTCCTGTGGGCCTTGCGGCGGGACGTTTGGGTAATTTTATTAATGGCGAGTTGTGGGGTCGTGTGACGGATGTGCCTTGGGCCATGATTTACCCGCAAGCGGGCCCACTGCCACGTCATCCTTCAGAGATTTATGAATTTTTGCTCGAAGGGGTTTTGCTATTTTTAATCCTCTGGTTTTATTCGTCAAAGCGCCCACCGCGTATGGCAGTATCGGGCGCCTTTTTACTGGGCTACGGTTGCTTTCGTTTTTTCTGTGAATGCTTTCGTCAGCCGGATCCGCAGCTGGGTTTTGTGGCGTTTGGTTGGATGACGCGCGGCCAAGAGTTGTGTATTCCAATGATTATTCTTGGTGTTTTCTTTTTAGTGTTGGCCTACGTTCGTAAACCACCGGTTGCGTCAGAAGTCTTATGA